taccTTTCCTAgtatgataataattattattattgttcttatcattcttttcattcctatcatttttttcatacctatcatttttttcatacctatcatttttttcatacctatcatttttttcatacctatcatttttttcatacctatcatttttttcagTAGCATTTAACTTTCCTTTATTTGGTGACATTTTATTATGCTTACTACTTTGCATTAAACTCGAAAAATGATTTATAGATtgcatatttttattaactAAATTATCAATTGTATTCAATGAGCTttcatttttcttatttatttttacattcTGTTCATTCGGATTATTTGCATAATTTCTGGAAATATCATTTCCATATACATTactatttattttatgtatattatcattaatattatttatattactatttatattatctacatcattattaatacaattaatattcttattaatattatctatagatgcattttctttattagattccttttctatataattattattatattcatctAGTACATCGATTGTCATATCTTGTGGTTTTTGTTCATAATTTGCTAACATCATCATACTACcatcatatttattattttcattatcattattataataatcaaaattATTACTTTTAATATCTATCAAATCAGATTcaattaaattatttacatttaatgatgtcattatattattttcatgTTCAACTCTGTTTTTATAGTTTAAACGTGATGGGCTATTTTTCGTATTTAATGTATCGTTAAAACTACTCTTTCCCATCTTTATATTGGTACTtacattattaatattataactattataactattattatatgtattattttgatttatCTTATCACCTTgatgtatattattaccatgttctttttcttttctgtattgttttttcttttcttcttcattattataaaactGGTTCTCTTCATACATGTCTCTGGGTATATTAGTTGAGAattcattttcattatcattataattatatttattatcactCTTTAGATAgtttttttcataattcTGATAATCTtgatttaaaaaatcatcttttttttcattaaattTGTCACCCCcataatgataataatccacattattattatgattactatgattactattattattattattattattattattattattattattattattattattattattattattattattattattattactattattattattattgttgttcTTCTTTGTGTTGTCGTTATTTTTTGTAGTGTGTGTATAGTTTGTTATACTCCTATTTTCCTTAGTACCACTCTTACTATAATTTACcttatcataattattatcatccTTATATATACCACTCACAGTATCCCTTTCATCTAACACACCCATATCTCTATTATTCAATAATTTAGAATCcattttgttattattcatatctGTATTCTTTGAATAAGTTGAAGCAACATCcttatcaatattattagatatataatttgCATCTGATATGATCAAATTgtcatttttatattttaaaaaacctttatttttaaaattttcatttatcatactatctatatattgaatactattattaatctctaaattgttataattaaaatttatactttttttcctatttcttcttcttatcaaatcatatttatttttaccAATTGCCTTTACCTTTACTCCTCTATTTCTTGCGTTACTTGTTCTAGACAAGTTTGTAGTAACTTTTCTATTCTCCAAATTTTTTAACGATATTATAGCACCTTTACTACCACTCTTGTTTCTACAATCTtgtaatttatttaataaatttatttcattttctttctCTTTCAATGATTtctctttattttttaattgctcatgtaataattttaattgTTCTTGTATAAATTCTGTATCCTTTATATGCTTCTCTTTCATTAAAAGAAATTGTTTTTTCTCTGCCTCTAAACTATTTCGATCTATTTGTATAACACTTTGCTCATCTAATAATTCCTTTTCACgtttttcaatattttgtaattgcatttctttttgtttcaaactatttttataattaacAAGTTGATCTTTAACCTTCTgtaattcattttttttgtctttAAGTTTCTTTTCTCTTTCTTGTAATTTAGAACTATACTCTTTTAACTCTATATCAAATGAATTCAATGATTCCTTTTTCTTATTTGATTCTTCCAATCTCTTATTATATTCCTTTTCCTTTTCCATTAAATGAATTTCtctattttttaattctttgtcataatttattaattcttctttatttttttttatcttatCTAATTGTTCATCAAAAATTTTACGTGATTCTTCCATTTGACTCTTGTCATTATTTAAACATTCTTCTCTTTCATCCAAatcatattttcttttctcGATTTCTTCCTTTTCCTTTTCAATATTTTCCTTCTCCTTATTTAAATCTTCCTGTTGCTGTGATAAATTGATAATTCTTATctttatatcattttcttctttttctttgaaatttttataattctttaatTCAATTTCAATTTGCTCCTTTTCTACTAAcaaattttctttttctaaatttaatttttcttgttgaacatataatttttctttttcttcttcaaTATCTAGgtaaatgttttttttataattttctaaTTCTTCTTGTTCTTTTATAATCAAGTATTTCATCTTATTCTTATCTTCTTCTAATACATCATATTTCTTTTGTATACTTTCTTCATATTTCTCACATTTACTTCTAAATTCTTCCTCATAAAcctttttttgttcttcaAAATTATCACGTTCTTTATGAagcttttttttttcattacCAATTTCGTTTTGTAACctttcattttcttcatcaaatttttttaataaatctgatttttcattttccatattttctttatattttttttccaaataaattttaaattcCTTTTTCTCTTCTTCCAAATTTTGTATCATGTTGCGTCTTTCCTTTTCAATTTCATCTTTTAATTTctcattttctttttccatattttttatcatcttctctttatttttttcaatatcTTCTAACATTATTGCTTTCATTTTTTCAACTTCCTCAATCATTAATGTCCGTTCCTTTCTTAATTCTTCTTTCATATAATTgatttcattttctttttccttttgcatattatttttttcattaagAAATTTTATTCTCTCTTCTTGCACATCATCcaataatttcattttatcCATCTCTAATTCTTTtctctttttatttaaatctTCAAGTAATTCATTATATCTATCCATTCTActatttaattctttttgttttattaaattatttcGTTCATTTCTTAGtatttcttcttctttgttttgtaaattattatattcacATTCAATAATTTGCttcttttccttttctAAAGATTCTAATTCTTTCTTTAACATTTCCAATTCATTCTTTTCTTTCATATTACTCAATTTCTCTTCTTCTAACTCTTTTTTAGtatgatttaaaaaattttcttttctttctatatttcttctttcgttatctatttctttttctcGCTCTTCCATTTCtttgatttttttattaaacTGTCCAaatttttcatcatattcatataatttacTCTTACACTTATTTTCAATAGTTATGCATTCATTCATTTTATCTAATAACTCTTTTTGAGCATTATcatatttcatttttatagaattaacatacttttctttttcttcaatatctaatttctttttatctaccatcatttctttttcctTTATCTGTGAATGAATCTTCTCAATTTCCTTTTCTTTATCTGCTAACATCTCGACctttttttcaaaattatcttttctttttttcattaaGTTCTTTTCAGTTTCTAACATTTGACGATTTTCTTCCATATGAACTTGCAACCTAGCCATCTGCTTACTAGCTTGACACACACaaacaatatttttaaaatcaTTCTTTTTCTTGAAATTCCTAtcaaaagaaaataattcttcattattatgaatCAAAGAATTTTCCTTATTCTTTTTCTCATTTAGCATGTTCAACTGATAACCTTCTATCTTATTGTTatctataaatatttcttcctttttattattcatatagATACTTTCTTTATCTGAAATATTATGGTAATTGTTCAGATGCTTTTTTCTCAATTCGCTAAAATCAAAATTTCTTAGATTAGACAAATCTTGTTTATTCTTAGAAATTAAAGTATTGTTATGTGTTGAAATATCTCCATTGGGAGTAATAGCATTGTTGTTTTCAccataattattaaaattgtTAACATTATTGacattatcattataattattattgttgatattatcattattattattattgttgatattatcattattattattattgttgatattattattattattattgttgttgttgttgatattatcattattattattattcatattaatattattcttcatattattagtatcattattattcaCTTGGTCTAAAATATTATTCCTTCctttattatcatcaaaTTCATTCTTGTTATTCATAAAATCTCCTCTATATATTGCTCTATTGTTATATTCATTTGCATTTATATCcatcattttatttttcaaaaaattcAAATTGCTCTCATTCTTTAACttcaaatatttatcataaCGTGAAATGCCATGGTTAGATGTATCCCTTGTCTTCTCTTGATAATAACTAATTTTTGCTTGTGTATCATCCacataatttaaataattacTAACCTTTTCTGTTTCCAATTTCCCTATATTTACATTACTTGAACTTGAACGTTTATGATgaacatttttataatcataatttaaattatctttacctttataataagaatcaatataattatttctaATGTCATTCATATTAAACGTATTaccatttttattttcctctacattcttctttatattcattaaattttctattattaactgtttagaattattatttattagattattttcattatctcttttattaacatcattattataatttaagTTGTTAACAGTATCTtgtatttctttttcattagatatattatatttttgatcACTTTCATATTTATCTTTCGCATTTCTATTGTTTAAAagattatttaaataattacTTCTCGCTTCATTCTTTAGATTATTTAAATACGTTTTCTCATTGTTATTTTCACTCTTTAACTGATTGACTTCCTTTTTgtttatatcttttaaattagctagttctttttcataaagaaaattatttttatatttctctTGTAATTCACTTAATTTATTACCATCAATATATGCAGAGCCATTACTATTCAATGTATCAATATccttattatataacaaattcatatctatatttttatttgcattattattatctacTAAATTCATAGGACTTGTAGTAGAATTATAtctaatattattattattattattattattattgtatatattttcattattattattaatatttcctttattatatattctatttCTATTGTACATATAACTTTTCTCTTTATTCTCATCATTTCTAATAATCATATTCTTCATATTCGTGTCCTTAAAATTGTTTAAGAATTCACCTGggttcatattatttttataatattcataattattcattttgtcgcctatctttttattatcagAAATTATTGAATCTTTGTTTCCCTTAATCCTGTCTTTTATCttctaaaaatataaaatataaaaaataaaatatatatatatatatatatatattaaaaaaggTTATGgcaattatatatatatatatatatatatatatatatatatatatatatatatattttgaataatCTATTTACCTGAATAACAGAACTTGGGATATCTTCTGAAATTTGTCTACTAGAACTATGTTCTGAAGTGAAAAAATacaatgaaaaaaaaaatatatatatatatatatattataataaaagatatataaggttttattttaaaatgCCTACTTTTATTAGATTTATATTGTGATTCATGTGTTTCTAAATCTAGATGCCTATTTGTTTTTAACTTATCGAGTGCATAAAATTTTCTCTTAGAACTATTTATATAACTAGAtaatttcttatatttCGTATGTGTATAATCATTCTCCTCTTCCTCCTCctcattattattattattatcatcaatATCACTACTGTTACTAATATTAACATTactattataattatcgatgtttttttcttttatattattgaGAGAATGATTATCACTATCGATTACGGAATCATTatctttaattttaataagtaaactatttttatcatatttatctattttatttattaatgtattatttttatcatctttCATATCCTCAATTGTATTTCTCTCTTTTCCAAATaaatttttgtatttaataataaaacttttcccattttttatagaattttttatggtttctttaaaattattcttACTTGTAACGGAGATATCACTgtttattttgtttttctcAATATCACTTTCTATTTCACTgttttctttatatatttgcTCTACTTCTTCTTCGActttcttatttttaactgtatcaatataattagaaaatttattataattatatatattctttatacTGTCTAGGTTTACTTTACTTTTTTCTATTACACTATTTTCATTTTCCGGTAAACTAACAGAATACacactattattattgcTATCagttttcatttttttttttttttttaattaattacTTTTAAATGTGTATTAGGAGAACCAACCAACTGTATGTTTTTAATGTGTAAAggtaaaaataaaatatatatatatatatatatatatatatatatattaatacacacatatattatatatatatatatacgTGATATTATTCCATAAcaattattttctatttttattttgctatatatatcatattatatacacataaGTGTCAATATGttcaaaattatttgaacaatatataatatacgaaaaaaaaataatatgcCAGAAATGTTAAGTGATTAAAAAAAGGTAAAACATTATgttatttgaaaaaaaaaaaagaaaaaagggatacatatataaatattcatatatattaaacataaacaactcttatgaaaaaaaaaaaaaaaaaaaaggaatttttttaaaaactttattatgatatcatggaaattattttataaagtTTACATATActaaatattattaaaaatataaaaaataaaaataagtGTAATTATAAATGTGTTTTAATtaatcttttaaaaatacatatttatgtaaatggtaaaatatatcattattttatattcctttttatattatcactTATTTTACGCTCTCTCTctcttaatttttttttttttttatattttttctcttttattttagaataatatttataagaaaaaaaatagtcAAATTAAATctatacataaataaagCCATTGGGAGAAAATATcgtatgtatataatttgccatttatttttattatatttaaaactATACACATgcattatataaacatatacTAAAGTGAATTAcattatatcatataaatatatatatattatattataaaaataattttaatatattattttttatatttatatgtatataaatatatatattttttatataatatcaaaGTATAATGTtcaaaattaatattaaaaagattaatatatatatatatatatacatatgtaatattttaaaaaaagagaaaaaaaaaaaaataaataaagatacACGAATATTTTGAgcatatataaatttaatgagagtaaatttttataaatgtaaaaaaacATACTCTTGCTCCGATTTAAAtgatttctttttattctttataagtaaataaatatcatatatatataatataatatatatatatatatttttttttgttatttttgtctggaattttttttttatatctttcttcatttttacCTGCACGCATCAGgtaaaaaaattttttaaaatgtgcaaaaaaaaaaaaaaaaaaaaaaaaaatatatatatatatataatgataaaaaaaaaagctatataattaagaaaaaaaaaaaaaaaaaattatatatataatttgtaGATTAAGggaaaatgaaaaaattcctaatatacatatgaatTCGAAAATtcataaatttatatatttctttttctcctttctttttaattttttaagatagtaaaaattttatttataatatcttaAATTTTAACATTGTTATAAGtcttattataatatatatatcatataaaaattttcCTCTTGTATCATTAATGAAATTTACTCTTCTATTATTGTAAATAATGAAcattaaaaagaaaaaaaaaaaaaacttcATAACCTTTAGTCTTTTCCTTATTATAcaatattattctttttttttataagcaattaatataataccTATGTGGATGAATAAATAGAAAAGTAACATTCTTTACATAAAACTGTATTCACATTTCCATTTTCAATGTAGAAAATCTTTTCAATTACTTTTtatacacataaatatttattaactttattaaattatttattagcttaacaaattaaaagttggtaaattaaaaaataaaaatatagaaaaaaaaaaaaaaaatgaagtttttatgaaaatatagaattaaaatttatattataaatactGAGGATGgatacataaataaatacgcatatatattaatatatatatatatagaaattgcaaaaatgaacaaaaatttcaatatatatatataatactcaaaaaaaaaaaaataataataaattaaataaaaaggaaaaaatatggaaaaaatgatactactacaataataataatgaaaagaaaaattatactAATACTgcataataatatatataatcataatagTATCCATGTATTGataattaaattatgaatatatatatatatatatataattaattttaattataaaaaagtatgctgtatttttttttttttataccATTTCATGTTCTTTAAAAACCtttgatataaaaaaaaaaaattaagtataatttttcatatatatatatatttaaaatcCAATGATTTTTTTCCTTTCAGTTTATggattttttttttttaagtaCATCCTCATTAAATTTGGTTTTCTTATAATTTGGATTTGTTATATCCAAATTGAAAtccttatttttatataaatctGCAAATCTAGAATCAACTACGTGATAatcatttgttttttcCTTATTCTTTTCTCCGTAATTTTTCATCATGGAATCTTTCTTTCttttgtttgtttttttagttataatttttttaatttccTCATCTGTTTTCTTTAATGATTCCAAATATGCcttcttcttcattttctttttttctttcacCTTATCTAAATATTTTTCCCATGGATTTCTattatcttcttttttatctttattgGTTAGGAAATTTTTGAAAACGTTGACTActtcattttctttatcaCTATCATCGGAATCGTGTTTTtccttattatttttagattttttcttttcattatacttacttttataatcttttttattaatattttcatcattgCTAAAATAGTTATATTCACTTTCTTCAATGGATTCATCATTACTATCTTCCTTATTAAAATGGGTATTAGTGTGTTCATTTTTGGAATGCATCtgttttttattaaaattagtaatatcttcattatgatataaatgTGTTTCATCAAAATTATCACTACtatcatatatatcatcatttgAATTTTGTGTTAAAGATTTATTAAGATCTTCCAAtgttttttcttcatttaaatcatcatcatttaataaatctCCAAGAAGTAGTTTTCTATAACTCTCTTTGTTATATcgttcatttttttcattatatttcttgtttttatttttgtgtACAATTTCGTCATCTTCTTtatcttcttcatcttcttcatcACTTGATGAATTTGCTAAGTATTCTTTTAAATCTAATTCTCTCAATTGCTCTTCATTAAATTTGGTGGacaataatttttttcGCTTAGGATTTTCTTCCCATGTAGATTGCGCATGCGTATGTTTTAATGCTGTACTTACAGAATAATGAAATTCATAATTCTCTGGAATTTTATCACATgattcttttattttataatcaTCTAAAGAACAATTAT
This region of Plasmodium gaboni strain SY75 chromosome 12, whole genome shotgun sequence genomic DNA includes:
- a CDS encoding hypothetical protein (conserved Plasmodium protein, unknown function), which gives rise to MKTDSNNNSVYSVSLPENENSVIEKSKVNLDSIKNIYNYNKFSNYIDTVKNKKVEEEVEQIYKENSEIESDIEKNKINSDISVTSKNNFKETIKNSIKNGKSFIIKYKNLFGKERNTIEDMKDDKNNTLINKIDKYDKNSLLIKIKDNDSVIDSDNHSLNNIKEKNIDNYNSNVNISNSSDIDDNNNNNEEEEEENDYTHTKYKKLSSYINSSKRKFYALDKLKTNRHLDLETHESQYKSNKKHSSSRQISEDIPSSVIQKIKDRIKGNKDSIISDNKKIGDKMNNYEYYKNNMNPGEFLNNFKDTNMKNMIIRNDENKEKSYMYNRNRIYNKGNINNNNENIYNNNNNNNNNIRYNSTTSPMNLVDNNNANKNIDMNLLYNKDIDTLNSNGSAYIDGNKLSELQEKYKNNFLYEKELANLKDINKKEVNQLKSENNNEKTYLNNLKNEARSNYLNNLLNNRNAKDKYESDQKYNISNEKEIQDTVNNLNYNNDVNKRDNENNLINNNSKQLIIENLMNIKKNVEENKNGNTFNMNDIRNNYIDSYYKGKDNLNYDYKNVHHKRSSSSNVNIGKLETEKVSNYLNYVDDTQAKISYYQEKTRDTSNHGISRYDKYLKLKNESNLNFLKNKMMDINANEYNNRAIYRGDFMNNKNEFDDNKGRNNILDQVNNNDTNNMKNNINMNNNNNDNINNNNNNNNNNINNNNNNDNINNNNNNDNINNNNYNDNVNNVNNFNNYGENNNAITPNGDISTHNNTLISKNKQDLSNLRNFDFSELRKKHLNNYHNISDKESIYMNNKKEEIFIDNNKIEGYQLNMLNEKKNKENSLIHNNEELFSFDRNFKKKNDFKNIVCVCQASKQMARLQVHMEENRQMLETEKNLMKKRKDNFEKKVEMLADKEKEIEKIHSQIKEKEMMVDKKKLDIEEKEKYVNSIKMKYDNAQKELLDKMNECITIENKCKSKLYEYDEKFGQFNKKIKEMEEREKEIDNERRNIERKENFLNHTKKELEEEKLSNMKEKNELEMLKKELESLEKEKKQIIECEYNNLQNKEEEILRNERNNLIKQKELNSRMDRYNELLEDLNKKRKELEMDKMKLLDDVQEERIKFLNEKNNMQKEKENEINYMKEELRKERTLMIEEVEKMKAIMLEDIEKNKEKMIKNMEKENEKLKDEIEKERRNMIQNLEEEKKEFKIYLEKKYKENMENEKSDLLKKFDEENERLQNEIGNEKKKLHKERDNFEEQKKVYEEEFRSKCEKYEESIQKKYDVLEEDKNKMKYLIIKEQEELENYKKNIYLDIEEEKEKLYVQQEKLNLEKENLLVEKEQIEIELKNYKNFKEKEENDIKIRIINLSQQQEDLNKEKENIEKEKEEIEKRKYDLDEREECLNNDKSQMEESRKIFDEQLDKIKKNKEELINYDKELKNREIHLMEKEKEYNKRLEESNKKKESLNSFDIELKEYSSKLQEREKKLKDKKNELQKVKDQLVNYKNSLKQKEMQLQNIEKREKELLDEQSVIQIDRNSLEAEKKQFLLMKEKHIKDTEFIQEQLKLLHEQLKNKEKSLKEKENEINLLNKLQDCRNKSGSKGAIISLKNLENRKVTTNLSRTSNARNRGVKVKAIGKNKYDLIRRRNRKKSINFNYNNLEINNSIQYIDSMINENFKNKGFLKYKNDNLIISDANYISNNIDKDVASTYSKNTDMNNNKMDSKLLNNRDMGVLDERDTVSGIYKDDNNYDKVNYSKSGTKENRSITNYTHTTKNNDNTKKNNNNNNNSNNNNNNNNNNNNNNNNNNNNNNNNNNSNHSNHNNNVDYYHYGGDKFNEKKDDFLNQDYQNYEKNYLKSDNKYNYNDNENEFSTNIPRDMYEENQFYNNEEEKKKQYRKEKEHGNNIHQGDKINQNNTYNNSYNSYNINNVSTNIKMGKSSFNDTLNTKNSPSRLNYKNRVEHENNIMTSLNVNNLIESDLIDIKSNNFDYYNNDNENNKYDGSMMMLANYEQKPQDMTIDVLDEYNNNYIEKESNKENASIDNINKNINCINNDVDNINSNINNINDNIHKINSNVYGNDISRNYANNPNEQNVKINKKNESSLNTIDNLVNKNMQSINHFSSLMQSSKHNKMSPNKGKLNATEKNDRYEKNDRYEKNDRYEKNDRYEKNDRYEKNDRNEKNDKNNNNNYYHTRKGKNNEYVNYHNNDDEMTRKEITNDHFLSNENDSMKKEHNFNEFLEEEYNNMNEHHYSDVERIAGNKKNYSNNKTLDKLYEYNNKYNEKRSNRNVDSNVQMINSKRENVQFFDGNKNIDISYISRTPHSLNKSIEENNGYNSDSNILCSHNYLHNENEMLRRINSQMSNNQDHDNKYKARNNSSNIYLNNNNSNNNTYVNRNNIKPNIVRKFNKTKEEEEDEDDAVGVGAGKSGYMKNNTNLYKGEMITENSNNMNKANYKNNDDHNNNMNITYLKKSHVNQISSFKEKEKSNFKNPENNKYSNKNNTSNTKFLNNKTTNSHNNNMNNMNNMNTPNEQKNTNMVRIKGFMKGLQQNNKISNDLKFNNDEYMNRKKNYANKQEINSNNIIEQLDKTLMNKSIIMNKNKKKFDKK